AGGGGCAGAGTTCGTCGTCGACGGCGGGCTCACCGCGCACTGACCCATCAGCTCCTCGCCGCACGGTCAACCGGGGCGGGAACCTGACCGCACCGGACGGCGAGCGCCGCCTTGAGCAGGCCGACGAGACCGGCCACCGACTCGGTATGTCCGATGTCGGTCCTCACCGCCCCCGGCGCGACACCGCCCGGGTGCCTGGCCGCACACGGCGTCGAGGCAGGCGGACTCGATCCGCTCCCCGGCCCGGGGGCCCGAACCGTGCGCCTCGCCCATGCCGATGCCAACCGGGGCGAGGCCCGCCCGGGCGAGCGCCTGACGACAGACCAGTCCCCGGGCATCGCCGCCTGCTGGTGCGTGGCGATGTCGTACGCCCGGCTCCGCGCGGGGGCGGTGGAGGAGCGCGGCATCTCGCGGACCACCGCGTGGGCGGGGTCCGCCCGCCGGACGACCGGCACCGCGGGCTCGGCAGAGGAGGCTTGCAGGGCCGAGGCATTCATGATCGTCGGGTTTTGATGCAACCGTCGCCCGGTGACCGGCGCTCTGCTGTGGTCAGTTGTTTCTGTGTGCTTCTTCCCACGCCTGTCGGACTCCTGCGGGAATACGTCCGCGCATCGGAACGTCGTATCCGTTCGCACGTGCCCAGTCGCGGATTTCGTCGGTGCTGACGGGAGCGGTCACAGGTGGCAGGGGCGGAGACCATTGGTCAAGGCGCGAGGGTTTGAAGTCGATTTCACCTTTCAGCAGTGTCTCGGGGAACTGCGGGACGGTCGTGGTGCCGCTGAGTACGGCGACCAGGAACTGGGTCAGGTTTCCGTCGAAGGTGTACCAGCGTGGCCCTCGTGCTTCGTTGACGGCGACGGTCCAGGCATCCGGATCGTTCTTCGGGTCGGTGATCCAGAAGATGCCCTCGCCGTTGTCGGTGCCACCGCAGGGAAGCAGGAGCTCCGGATCGACCGGGGCCGGGTAGATTCCCCGGGCGTAGTCCTCACGTACCTGCGCACGGGTGCGCTCTTGAGCCGGGCCAAGCAGGCTGACGTGGACGGAGGTGTGACGTGGGTCGTAGACCCAGAGGAAATTGGCGAAACATCCGGGATCGTAGGCAGTTGTGAGCTGCTTGTAGTCTTCGGGCAGACGCAGTTGAAGGGCGGATTCGACGCCTGCCCAGTTCACCGGCGGTTGCACGGATATGGGTGGCGGGCAAAGCTCGGTAAGGCGTTCGAGAGGGGTCATTCGATTCCGTCCCTGCGTCGGATCTTCTGTGCGGCCTGATCGGGGTGGAGGAAGTTACGGTCAAGACGGAGGCCGCGGCTGCCGTCCGCTTCCATGTAGACGTGGCTGGGCACAGAGATCGCTTCGTTATCAGCGTACTCAAGAAAGACACTGTACTGAATGATCTTCCATGGCCGGTCGCGGCTGCCCCGGACCGCGTCCTGGACCGCAGCTCCAGATCCCTCATTTCGGGAATTGGTGGACCTTTGTGTGCGTCCGTCAATGAAACCGGGGGTCGTGTCGAGACATTTGCGTCGGTTCCCTCGCCAAGCATTTCTCGGGTGACGGTGGCATGCATTTCGCAAGGGCGGCCGTGTTCGTCCCGTATCCACACCTCCTTGCTGCCCCAGGTGGGATCGTCGCAGTACTGGCCCGGGTAGCGCAGGGGTGTGTAGGCGGTGCGGTCGCGGTTCCACTGGGTGGCTCCCCAGGCGGTACTGCGGGCACGCCAGGCGATGGTCCCGTCGGGGGCGATCAGTTCGCTGGGGGCGCCGGAGAGGTCGGCGACGATGGCGAAGAAGCGCCGGTCGATGGCCTCCTGCCGATCCGCGATCTTGGTTTCGCGTTGGGCCAGGGGGTACTGCCCCAGGTAGTCCCACGTCAGGGATATGCCGTCGGTGTGCTGTTCGGCGAGCTGGGCGCCGTCCCAGGTGTAGGTGACGCGTTCGAGGACGCGGTCGTTGTCGTCCAGGCGGCATTTGGCGATGCGGCGGCCCAGGGCATCGTAGAGGTAGTGCCAGCGCCCGTGGTGGGGTGTGGTGACGTGGGTGAGGCGGTCTTCGGCGTTCCAGGTGAAGTGCCAGGTGAGGGTCTTGCCGCTGAGGGTGGTGATCTGGCGGCGGATGACGCGCCCCTGGGCGTCGTAGTGGTCGTGGGTGCGTCCGGCCGTTGTCAGGCGGCTGCCGTGTAGTGGACGGGACCGGTGTGGTGCTGGCCGGGGGCGGGTTCGGGCAGGGAGCTGTGGGTGAGGTCGCCCGCCGCGTTGTAGGCGTAGGTCTCGCTCCAGCCGCGGGCATGGACAGCGGTCGCGGGCATGGACAGCGGTGATTCGGCTGGCGGCGTCGAGTGTGTAGGTGCGTTCTCCGGTGAGGCTGTCCTCTACGCGGGTGAGGGCGCCGTCGGGTTGGTAGGTGAAGGACCGCTCGATCGGACCGTCCTGGGACGAGAGCAGGGTTGCCTCTCCCCCGCGCTCCCTCTTTAGACCACGGGAATACAACCACCGCGTTCGTGATCATGAACCCTAATGGACGACACGGACAACAGGACACCGGGAAGCAAGCCACCCTCGGCGGCCGCACATCGGCCTGGTAGGACTCCACTGGTCCGCCTGGCCGAGATCTGCTGGCGCATCGAGCACGACTACCGCGCACTCGAGCACGGCCTGGGCCTGAACCACTTCGAAGGCCGCTCCTGGACAGGCTGGCACCACCACGTCACGCTGGTCACCGCCGCCCATGCCTTCCTCACCGAACGGCGAACGGCGAACGGCGAACGGCCCCAAAGGCACCCGATACGAACCCGCTCTGTGCCAGATCCTCGACACCCTCCAGGACATCCTGAGGTGCGCGACCGGCACCTGCACCACCTGCCACCGGCCGCTGCCCGCACCCCGACGCAGACACCAAACAGCAAGAGCCGCGACAACCCAACGGAGTCCTACTAACCGGCCCAGGAGGTTCCGCCCCTGGCACGGACCTCGTGCGGCACACCGCCCGGCGCAGTACTACCCGGCGGTCAGGACGGTCTCGTGCACGGTCCGCAGTGTCTCGTCGGTACCGGTGCGCTCCAGGCACAGGTGGGCCGAACGGCCGCGCAGGGTGAGGGTCATGAGCTGGTTGCCGAACCAGGGCCCGCCCTGCTTGCGCCACCTCACCGGCGGCCGGGGGCAGCGGCCGTGCCGGGCCAGCAACCGCCCCAGGAGGCGGGCCGGGGCGCTCCAGCCGAAGCGGAACCCGATCCGCATCGTCAGGGGCACAGAGTTGTGCACGGGCGAGCAGGTGAGCTGGACGACCGGTATGCCGGGGCCGCCGGACGGCCAGGAGGCGCGCGCGACGTAGCCGTGGTGCACGTCCCCGGACAGCACGCACACGCTCGCCGGGGCGCCCGGCGCGGATCCGGCTTCGCCGATGAGGTCGGCGAGGTCGGCGAAGGAGCGCGGGAAGGCCGCCCAGTGCTCCAGATCGGCGCCACGGCGCAGCCACTCGCCGAAGCGGGCCCAGCGGTCCCCGCGTTCCCCGGCGCACAGGGCCGCGTCCCAGCCCTCGGCGTCGTGCACCAGGTGCGGCAGCAGCCAGGGCAGGGAAGTGCCGATCAGAAGGTGATCGTAAGCCCCCTCGTCGGCCAGGACCTGCTCGCGCAGCCAGTCGGCCTCGCCCGGGTTGAGCATGGCGCGCCGGTCCTCGTCCAGCACGCGTGCGGCCCGGGAGTCGACCATCACCACCCGGACCCGGCCGAAGTCGCGCCGGTAACTGAAGCGGACCGAGGAGGGGTCGGCGTCGGCCTGTTCGGCGAGGGCGCGCAACGCGTGCGTGCCGTCGGGTGCGTCGCGCACGGCGGCCCACGTCGGGTCGTCGGCCAGTTCGGCAGGGGAGAGGTTGCCCAGGTGCTGGTGGACCCAGTAGGACATCAGGCCGCTCAGCAGCCGCTGCTGCCACCAGTCGGTGGAGCGCATGTCGGCGAGCCAGGCGGCGGAGGTGTTCCAGTCGTCCACGATGTCGTGGTCGTCGAAGATCATGAAGCTGGGCACGGTGGACAGCAGCCAGCGGATCTCCGGATCGAGCCAGGATTCGTAGTAGAGGTGGCAGTACTCCTCGTAGTCGGCGACCTGGCTGCCGGGCGCCTCGTCGAGGTCGCGGCGAGTGGCCAGCAGGCGCCGGGTCTCCTCGGAGACCTCGTCGGCGTAGACCTGGTCCCCCAGGAGCAGCAGGACGTCCGGGCGCCGCGCGTCGGGGTCGGCCGCCAGCCGCTTGGCGAGGGTGTCGAGCGCGTCGGGGCCCACCGGGTCCTTGCCGTCGGCCGGGGGCGCGGCCCAGCGGCACGACCCGAAGGTGACCCGGACGGCGTCGCCGGCGCCGGGCGACCGGATGACCGAGGGCGGGAAGCGGGAGTCGGGCAGAGGCCACACCGGCGCGTCGTCCAGGAACACCTCGTACGACGGCGAGGTGCCCGGTCGGAGCCCGGTCACCGTGACCAGGGCGTAGTGGTGCCCGGCCACCCGGAAGGTGGGGGCGGTGCCGCTCGCGCCGTCCGAGCAGCGCACGTGTGCCGTGCAGGGCGCGTCCGTCTCGACCCACACGGTCGCGCACGAGCCGTCGGTGTACCTCAGCAGTGGTCCCAGGCGCAGTCCGGCCATGTGATCGCCATTCTGTCTCGCACCGTACGGAAAGGAACGACCGTAGCGACGGTACATGGGACTCGTTCGGATGGGCACGTGGGAGAAGACCGGGGCGGGACGGCCCCGGTGAGTGGCGAGGCGGAGAGGCGGTGTCGTGGCCGAGCACGAGCAGGCGACCCAGACCCAGGAGATCCACGGCACGGCCCGTGAGGACGACCTGCTGCGTGGGCTCGAGGTGGACGACCGGCAGCCGGAACGGCCGGTGCTCCTGGACTCCGGCGGCCGGCCGATCGAGACCTGGCGGGAGAACCACCCCTACGACCACAGGATCGGCCGGCGCGAGTACGAGCAGACCAAGCGCATCCTGCAGATCGAGCTGCTGAAGTTCCAACGCTGGGTGAAGGACACCGGCCAGCGGGTCGTCGTGGTCTGCGAGGGACGGGACGCGGCGGGCAAGGGCGGCACGATCAAGCGCTTCACCGAGCGGCTCAACCCTCGCGGGGCCCGGGTGGTGGCGCTGGAGAAGCCGACCGAGCGCGAGGCGGGTCAGTGGTACTTCCAGCGCTACGTGGCCCACCTGCCGGCCCGCGGCGAGATCGTCTTCTTCGACCGGTCCTGGTACAACCGCGCGGGCGTCGAGCGGGTCATGGGGTTCTGCACGCAGGACGAGTACCGGCAGTTCCTCCGGCAGGCCCCGATGTTCGAGCGCCTGCTCACCGACGACGGCATCCTGCTGGTCAAGTTCTGGTTCTCGGTGTCCCAGGCCGAGCAGCGCACCCGGTTCGCGATCCGCCAGGTCGATCCGGTGCGCCGGTGGAAGCTCTCCCCGACGGACCTGGCCTCCCTCGACCGCTGGGACGACTACACCACGGCCAAGGTCGACATGTTCCGGGCCACCGACACGCCGCACGCGCCCTGGACGGTCGTGAAGAACAACGACAAACGGCGCGGCCGGCTGGAGGCGATGCGCAGTCTCCTCGACCGCTTCGACTACCCGGCCAAGGACCACGAAGCGGTCGGCACCCCCGACCCGTTGATCGTCGGCGCGGCGGAGACCCTGCTCGAACCGGGCGAGGAACCCACGGCCCTGTCGCCGACACCTCTGGCCGGACCGGGCGGCGAGCCCGGCAACCACCCGGACCCGCGGTGACGGACCGGCGGCGTCCGCGCGTCGGGGCCTGGACACGTCCGGCGGTGTCCGGCCGGCGGCGACGGCCCGGAACGCCGCCTGGTCCGGCACCCACTCTCCCGAAGAGCCCCCCCGGCACGCGTGCGTGCCGTTCCGGCAGGATGAGCCCCTGCTCATCGCGATCGGCGGACCGCCCGGCACAGGCAAGGCCACCCTGGCCCGGCTGCTGGCCGCGCGCGTCGGCGCGGTCCACCTGCGCAACGACCCGGCGGCGAATAAACGGTGACGGCGCAGCGCGGGCGGCAGAGGCGCCGCGGAAGACGACGGGCAGCGACACCTCCCCCGACCAGGCTCCGCGAACGAGGGTCTGGGCCGAAGACCGGCGACCGGCCGCACGACGGCGCGCCGCACACGGCGGTCCGGGACGCGTGGGAGCGGACGGGGCCGGGGCACGACAGCGGACGGTGGCAGACCGGCGCGGTCCCGGCCAGGACCAATCAGGCCGATGCGCAACGGAGGGCGGCAAGGCGACAGGCGACCAGCACGGCACACGCGGCACGGGGACGGCCCAGGCTCCCACTGGGCAGCGGCACAGGCTTGACAGCGGCGGCCTGGTGACCGACCGGCGTTGTCGCGGACCGGCCCGGCGGCGGACACGCGGGCCCGGATCCGGGCGGCCGCGCGACGCGGGCGCGCGACGCGGGCGCGCGACGGCACGGGGGTAGCGAGCCTTGACGATCTCGGGATGACACCCAGACATGCCGGCTGGCGGAAGCGGAGGCACGGCGCCGACGGGACAGCACGACGGGAACGGCGGGCCCAGTAGCGAGCCGGGCGCGGCAGCGCGGTCCGACGCCGGGACGGCGGGCAGCGGGCAGCGGGCAGCAGGCAGCAGGCACCGTCACGGTGACCATCGGCCCCGGCCTTCCGCCTGTGCCGCTGGTCGCTGGTCGCTGCGCGTGCTGCCGCTGCGGACGACGACGGCAGTGACCGCAGTTCGAGTGGCAAGGGCACCGAGCGTCAGGAGTGACCGTCCCCGGCGACGAGCTGCACCAAGCCGACCCATGGGAAGTCGCCGTTCTTATGGACCGCCCGACCGCCCGCACCCTCCACTGGCCTGCAGGAATCTGCACTGGAGACTGGTCCGGCCGGCCACCGCCGGGATACTCCATTCCCAGATCGGCGCCCGCTACGGCCGAATCCATCAACACCGCCGGGCGATCGGTGACCCACAGCCCGCCGTCCTCCAAGCGGTGTCCGGATCGGCCAGGACCGCCTCGACTGCCACGAACAACTCAGCCTCGGAGTCCGCGGCCGCCCACCGCACGAACAGCAGCTTCTTTGGCAGGAAGCACGTTCTTGCAGGTTCATCGGCCAGGACAAGCGCAGTGACGGCGCACGCGCCCACGGCGATCGCACCGGCCCAGTCCTCCACCTCGCAGGCGCGGTCGTAGTCATCACGGCCGAGAACGTCCCGGCCGGCAGCCGTGCGCTCACTCCCCGCAGCGCGGGCGTCCCACCACCGCCGGGGTACGTCTTCGACGCATCCTCCAGCTCGACCGCAGCCGCCGACGGATCACTCGCGAGGTACATGGTCCCAGCCTCGCCGGAACGAAACTGCACGCCTACATAGCCCACTCGTAACCTGCTGGCAGGGATAGCCCTACCTCCTCCCGAGCCGGGCGGCCAGGGGCAGCGAACGGTGACCGGCCGTGGCGGGTTGTACTGCCTCTCGGGCGGCAAAGCCCTCCGGACCTCAAGGACGCCCTGCCGGCCCCCAAGTACCGGTTGGGCAACGTGTTGGGCACGGCCGGTACGCTTCCGGCCCATTGGCGGCTGAAGAGACCGTTGACTCACGTTCGACGACGGGGGAGGTGTCCGGTGGATCGATCGCCACTGATCACACACGTCTCATGGGGGCAGATGGAGGTCGAAGGGCTCGCGGGCGGCAAGGATTTCGTGTTGTATCCCGGGGGAGGCTGCCCCTGGGATTGGAACGAGTACGGCACCCGGCACGATCCGGGGATCCAGCCCGCGGAGGTACGAGAACTCCTCGATCGTCGATGTACGGTCGTCGTCCTCAGCCAGGGCATGGAACGGCGTCTGAAGACGATGCCCGAGACCTTGCGGCTGCTCCAGGAAGCGGGCGTCGCCGTGCACGTCGAGGAGACGAGGGGCGCCGTCGACCTGTACAACCGGCTGGCGACCGAGAGCGAGCCGGTCGGCGGCCTGTTCCACTCGACCTGCTGAGCAGGGTCGGGACTGGTAACGGAACGTCCGGCCGCCACGCCAGTCCCGACCTTACTGAGCTCAGGACCGGTCCAACTTCGATGGCAAACGGTCCAGGTTCAGTGTCGGAGAACGGAGGCGCCGAGCCGGCCGACCGCGGTTCGCCTGCGGGACAGGCCACGGTCGGATACTTCCCTCACGGCTTCACGACAAGCCCCGCTCCCGCCCTCCGGCCGGTCAGACTCCAATGGCAAACGGTCAAGATTCAGTGCTCCGGACAGCGGGCACGTGCACGGCCGGCAGACGGCGCAGGCCGCGCAACTCACGCAGAACGCGCGTGGGACGACGGGGCACTCGCAGAGGGAGTTGTAGTCGGGGTCCTCCTCGCCAACGTGGTGCGTATCGCCGAACGGCGGCTCGGTCCACGCGTGGACCGTGCCGTCGGCGAGCAGCTCCTCGAAGTGCCGGCCGACGGCGCGGCGGTGTGCCAGACGGCGACGACCTCCGGCTCCTCCTGGTCTCGGTTCACACCGGGCTCCCCGCCGGGTCGGCTGGCCCCACGGCACGGCTGAGGAGCGCGGCGAGGCCGGCGGTCGCCTCCAGGCCGGCGGCGGCGAGTCGGGCCGCGGCGGCCGGGACCAGGCGGGCGAGCGCGAACAGCAGCGCGCGTGCGCGAGGATCGGCTGCGGCAGGAGGCCGGCGGCCCTCTCACGGGCGGCCGGGTCGGCGCAGTGGCCGCGGTGCGCGGCGAGGGAGCGGGCGAGCCAGGCGTCGACGTTGGCCTCCACGCACAGTCCGGCGCGGCGGGTGAGCTCGTCGCGGACGGCTTCGTCGCCCTCGCGGGGCTCGGCCTGCTCCAGTGTGCCCAGCTCGCGCGGCGTCTGGAGCTCGTCGGCGCGGGCCGCGATCCGCTGCGCCTCGCGTACGGCGGCGTCCCGTTCGGCGGCGGTCGCGGCCTCCGTGGCGAGCTAGGCCTGGACGACGTCGTCGGTGTCCGGGTCGTACACGGTGCCCGGCGCGGCAGCAGCGAGGAACTGGTCGGTGCCCTCCCCCTCGGACAGTTCCGCCGCCGGCGCTCGTCGGCGGCCCGGTCCTCGTGCCGGGAAGCCTGCCTCGCGTCGAACCGGACGTCCTGGAGAGCGCGGGCGACGGCGGCGGCGTCCATGCCCTTCGCCCGCCGCCGTACGACGCGCGGGGCGAGCGGTGCGCCGGGGCGGCCAGGGAGTGGTCATCGTCGGCCTCGTCTGTGCGTCAGGGAGGGAGCGTGGGCGCTCAGGCGCCCGGAGTGTGGCAGCGTCAGCAGGTCGCGCCCGGCTTCACCGGCTTGAGGTCGCTGAGGTAGCCGTCCACGGCGTTGTCCACGCATCTGTTGCCGCGCCCGTAAGCGGTGTGTCCAAGGCCCTCGAAGGTCAGCAGCATGCCGTGGGGCAGCTGGCGGGCCAGGCTCTGTGCCTCGTGATACGGCGTGGCCGGGTCGCCGGTGGTGCCCACCACGAGGACCGGAGGAAGGCCATCGGCGCTCACCCGGTGCGGGCCTCGTCCGCGGTGCGGCCAGCCCTTGCAGTCGAGCGCGGCGACCACGCTCTCGGACCCGAAGTCGCCCTCTGCTAGGTGCGCCTCGTCGAGGGCTTGCCAGTATTCCCGGGGGTCCTTGGGGTGGGGGATGTCGACGCAGTCGACCGCGGTGCCGGCCGCGTCTGAGTTGTCGGGGTAACTCTCCTCCTCCACCTCGTTACCGCTGCCGGTGTCTTCTTCCCCCGAGGTGTCTTCCTCTCCGTCGGCGATCTCGGCGAGCCGCGTTCCGTCACCGCCGGCCGCGTCGCTCAGCCCCTGGGACAGGACCTCCCACTGCTCCTCCGGGGTGTACATCGAGTTGACGATGGCGCTGTGCAGAGTCGCCACGTCCAGGCCCCACTCGCTGTCGTCGACCGGCAGCGGCTTCTCGGCGGTCTGCTTGTAGAGACCGTGGAGCAGGTCGCGGATGCCGTCAGGGGTACCGGCGGGGCAGGCGTCCCCCGCCACGTCGGCGCAGTGCTCGGTGTAGTCGTCGACCGCCTTGCTGAATCCGGCGGCCTGACTGCGGGCCCGCTCGGCCCAGTCCTGCGAGGGGTCGACGGCCCCGTCCAGCGCCATCGCGCGTACCCGCCGTGGGAACAGCTCGCCGTAGGCGGTGCCGAGAGACGTCCCGTAGGACCAGCCGAGATAGCTCAGCTTGTCGTCTCCGAGCGCGGCGCGCAGCACGTCCATGTCGCGGGCGGCGTCTACCGTCCCGACG
This is a stretch of genomic DNA from Streptomyces rubradiris. It encodes these proteins:
- a CDS encoding histone-like nucleoid-structuring protein Lsr2 encodes the protein MTPLERLTELCPPPISVQPPVNWAGVESALQLRLPEDYKQLTTAYDPGCFANFLWVYDPRHTSVHVSLLGPAQERTRAQVREDYARGIYPAPVDPELLLPCGGTDNGEGIFWITDPKNDPDAWTVAVNEARGPRWYTFDGNLTQFLVAVLSGTTTVPQFPETLLKGEIDFKPSRLDQWSPPLPPVTAPVSTDEIRDWARANGYDVPMRGRIPAGVRQAWEEAHRNN
- a CDS encoding alkaline phosphatase D family protein — protein: MAGLRLGPLLRYTDGSCATVWVETDAPCTAHVRCSDGASGTAPTFRVAGHHYALVTVTGLRPGTSPSYEVFLDDAPVWPLPDSRFPPSVIRSPGAGDAVRVTFGSCRWAAPPADGKDPVGPDALDTLAKRLAADPDARRPDVLLLLGDQVYADEVSEETRRLLATRRDLDEAPGSQVADYEEYCHLYYESWLDPEIRWLLSTVPSFMIFDDHDIVDDWNTSAAWLADMRSTDWWQQRLLSGLMSYWVHQHLGNLSPAELADDPTWAAVRDAPDGTHALRALAEQADADPSSVRFSYRRDFGRVRVVMVDSRAARVLDEDRRAMLNPGEADWLREQVLADEGAYDHLLIGTSLPWLLPHLVHDAEGWDAALCAGERGDRWARFGEWLRRGADLEHWAAFPRSFADLADLIGEAGSAPGAPASVCVLSGDVHHGYVARASWPSGGPGIPVVQLTCSPVHNSVPLTMRIGFRFGWSAPARLLGRLLARHGRCPRPPVRWRKQGGPWFGNQLMTLTLRGRSAHLCLERTGTDETLRTVHETVLTAG
- the ppk2 gene encoding polyphosphate kinase 2, giving the protein MAEHEQATQTQEIHGTAREDDLLRGLEVDDRQPERPVLLDSGGRPIETWRENHPYDHRIGRREYEQTKRILQIELLKFQRWVKDTGQRVVVVCEGRDAAGKGGTIKRFTERLNPRGARVVALEKPTEREAGQWYFQRYVAHLPARGEIVFFDRSWYNRAGVERVMGFCTQDEYRQFLRQAPMFERLLTDDGILLVKFWFSVSQAEQRTRFAIRQVDPVRRWKLSPTDLASLDRWDDYTTAKVDMFRATDTPHAPWTVVKNNDKRRGRLEAMRSLLDRFDYPAKDHEAVGTPDPLIVGAAETLLEPGEEPTALSPTPLAGPGGEPGNHPDPR
- a CDS encoding Mth938-like domain-containing protein, which translates into the protein MDRSPLITHVSWGQMEVEGLAGGKDFVLYPGGGCPWDWNEYGTRHDPGIQPAEVRELLDRRCTVVVLSQGMERRLKTMPETLRLLQEAGVAVHVEETRGAVDLYNRLATESEPVGGLFHSTC
- a CDS encoding alpha/beta hydrolase — its product is MFTHGKRHRHALVLAVAAVLAASSLSGCTQGTPAVAADDPAARADLRAFYQQKPQWKPCGEEECATLKVPMDYSAPGNGKTFTLPLIRATATDTSRRIGALVFNPGGPGESGVALLKDGGAESFSERIRARFDIVGFDPRGVAGSKPAVDCGPDDEADTRADGAAPQPLHPATAEQRRAALADAESTVAACERHSGSILPHVGTVDAARDMDVLRAALGDDKLSYLGWSYGTSLGTAYGELFPRRVRAMALDGAVDPSQDWAERARSQAAGFSKAVDDYTEHCADVAGDACPAGTPDGIRDLLHGLYKQTAEKPLPVDDSEWGLDVATLHSAIVNSMYTPEEQWEVLSQGLSDAAGGDGTRLAEIADGEEDTSGEEDTGSGNEVEEESYPDNSDAAGTAVDCVDIPHPKDPREYWQALDEAHLAEGDFGSESVVAALDCKGWPHRGRGPHRVSADGLPPVLVVGTTGDPATPYHEAQSLARQLPHGMLLTFEGLGHTAYGRGNRCVDNAVDGYLSDLKPVKPGATC